The Streptomyces sp. NL15-2K genome contains a region encoding:
- the nuoN gene encoding NADH-quinone oxidoreductase subunit NuoN, with protein MSTTAVHSLWTTAADPISKIDAPKFEYGQLSPTLIVVGAAIVGVLVEAFVPRKSRYYAQMFVSVVALTAAFAAVIALAADGYATTKAGIAAMGAIAVDGPALFLQGTILLVGLVGLFTFAERRLDPEAHGNRVDSFAAQAASVPGSDSEKAAVKAGFTTTEVFPLLLFAVAGMLIFPSANDLLTFFVALEVFSLPLYLLCALARRKRLMSQEAAVKYFLLGAFASAFTLFGIALLYGYAGSMSYATIAQVVDGTVTTVDPALADTMGNDALLLVGAAMIIMGLLFKVGAVPFHMWTPDVYQGAPTPVTGFMAAATKVAAFGALLRILYVVLPGLRWDWRPVMWGVAIVTMLGGAIVAITQTDIKRLLAYSSIAHAGFILAGVIATTPDGVSSVLFYLGAYSFVTIGAFAVVTLVRDAGGEATHLSKWAGLGRRSPLVAAVFAVFLLAFAGIPLTSGFAGKFAVFKAAAEGGAAPLVVVGVISSAIAAFFYIRVIVLMFFSEPRPEGPTVAVPSALTTTAIGVGVAVTLVLGVAPQYFLDLANQAGVFVR; from the coding sequence GTGAGTACAACAGCCGTCCACAGCCTGTGGACAACCGCGGCCGATCCGATCTCGAAGATCGACGCACCGAAGTTCGAATACGGACAGTTGTCGCCCACCTTGATCGTCGTCGGTGCGGCGATCGTCGGGGTGCTGGTCGAGGCGTTCGTCCCGCGCAAGTCCCGTTACTACGCACAGATGTTCGTGTCCGTCGTCGCGCTCACCGCCGCCTTCGCGGCGGTCATCGCGCTGGCGGCCGACGGGTACGCCACGACCAAGGCGGGCATCGCGGCGATGGGCGCGATCGCCGTCGACGGCCCGGCCCTCTTCCTGCAGGGCACCATCCTGCTGGTGGGCCTGGTCGGCCTGTTCACCTTCGCCGAACGGCGGCTCGACCCGGAGGCGCACGGCAATCGCGTCGACTCCTTCGCCGCGCAGGCCGCGTCCGTTCCGGGCAGCGACAGCGAAAAGGCCGCGGTCAAGGCGGGGTTCACCACTACCGAGGTCTTCCCGCTGCTGCTCTTCGCCGTCGCGGGCATGCTGATCTTCCCGTCGGCCAACGATCTGCTGACCTTCTTCGTGGCCCTGGAAGTCTTCTCGCTGCCGCTGTACCTGCTGTGCGCGCTGGCCCGACGCAAGCGGCTGATGTCGCAGGAGGCCGCGGTCAAGTACTTCCTGCTCGGCGCGTTCGCCTCCGCGTTCACGCTGTTCGGCATCGCGCTGCTCTACGGCTACGCGGGCTCGATGTCGTACGCGACGATCGCGCAGGTCGTCGACGGCACGGTCACGACCGTCGACCCGGCGCTCGCGGACACCATGGGCAACGACGCGCTGCTGCTCGTCGGCGCCGCGATGATCATCATGGGTCTGCTGTTCAAGGTCGGCGCGGTGCCGTTCCACATGTGGACGCCGGACGTCTACCAGGGCGCGCCGACCCCGGTGACCGGGTTCATGGCGGCGGCGACGAAGGTGGCGGCGTTCGGCGCGCTGCTCAGGATCCTGTACGTCGTGCTGCCCGGCCTGCGCTGGGACTGGCGGCCGGTCATGTGGGGCGTCGCCATCGTCACCATGCTCGGCGGTGCGATCGTGGCGATCACGCAGACCGACATCAAACGGCTGCTGGCGTACTCGTCGATCGCGCACGCGGGCTTCATCCTCGCGGGTGTCATCGCGACCACGCCGGACGGTGTGTCGTCCGTCCTCTTCTACCTGGGCGCGTACTCGTTCGTGACGATCGGGGCGTTCGCGGTGGTGACCTTGGTGCGGGATGCCGGCGGCGAGGCGACCCACCTGTCCAAGTGGGCCGGACTGGGCCGGCGTTCGCCGCTGGTGGCGGCCGTGTTCGCGGTCTTCCTGCTGGCCTTCGCGGGCATCCCGCTGACCTCCGGTTTCGCCGGAAAGTTCGCCGTGTTCAAGGCGGCGGCGGAGGGCGGTGCGGCCCCGCTGGTCGTGGTCGGTGTGATCTCGTCCGCGATCGCGGCGTTCTTCTACATCCGCGTCATCGTGCTGATGTTCTTCAGCGAGCCGCGGCCCGAGGGCCCGACCGTCGCGGTGCCGTCGGCGCTGACGACGACGGCGATCGGGGTCGGCGTGGCGGTGACGCTGGTGCTCGGTGTGGCGCCGCAGTACTTCCTGGATCTGGCCAACCAGGCTGGAGTGTTCGTGCGCTGA
- the recQ gene encoding DNA helicase RecQ has protein sequence MGGTGGIREMPGTIESEALATLHRVFGYETFRGAQEEVIEHVVAGGDAVVLMPTGGGKSLCYQIPSLVRPGTGIVVSPLIALMQDQVEALRALGVRAGFMNSTQDFDERRVVEAEYLAGELDLLYLAPERLRLDSTLDLLSRGKIAVFAIDEAHCVSQWGHDFRPDYLSLSLLGERWPEVPRIALTATATHATHQEITQRLHMPQARHFVASFDRPNIQYRIVPKADPKKQLLGFLREEHAGDAGIVYCLSRKSVDATAEFLSRNGIEAVPYHAGLDAGTRAAHQSRFLREDGLVVVATIAFGMGIDKPDVRFVAHLDLPKSVEGYYQETGRAGRDGLPSTAWMAYGLNDVIQQRKLIQLGEGDEAFRRRAAAHLDSMLALCETVQCRRGQLLAYFGQDPDPAGCGNCDTCLTPPETWDGTIAAQKVLSTVVRLQRERGQKFGAVQIVDILLGKRTAKVIQFDHDQLSVFGIGEELAESEWRGVVRQLLAQGLLAVEGEYGTLVLTEASGTVLRREREVPLRKEPKKAVTSRSASGSSGKGERKAKAAAVELPEELLPAFEALRAWRAEQAREQGVPAYVIFHDATLREIVTVWPTSVSQLGGVSGVGEKKLATYGEGVIGVLAGLGGVSGAAVPAREADPGADDWPEMGAEPEPEREPEPDDGWI, from the coding sequence ATGGGCGGGACGGGCGGTATCCGGGAGATGCCAGGGACGATCGAGAGCGAGGCGCTGGCCACACTGCACCGCGTCTTCGGGTACGAGACCTTCCGCGGTGCGCAGGAAGAGGTCATCGAGCATGTGGTGGCCGGCGGGGACGCCGTCGTGCTCATGCCGACCGGTGGCGGCAAGTCGCTGTGCTATCAGATCCCGTCCCTGGTCAGACCCGGTACGGGCATCGTGGTCTCGCCGCTGATCGCGCTGATGCAGGACCAGGTGGAAGCGCTGCGGGCGCTCGGCGTGCGCGCCGGGTTCATGAACTCCACCCAGGACTTCGACGAGCGGCGGGTGGTCGAGGCCGAGTACCTGGCCGGTGAGCTGGACCTGCTCTATCTGGCGCCGGAGCGGCTGCGGCTCGACTCCACGCTGGACCTGCTCTCTCGCGGCAAGATCGCGGTCTTCGCCATCGACGAGGCGCACTGTGTGTCCCAGTGGGGCCACGACTTCCGCCCCGACTATCTGTCGCTGTCACTGCTCGGCGAGCGCTGGCCGGAGGTGCCGCGGATCGCCCTGACGGCGACGGCCACGCATGCCACGCACCAGGAGATCACCCAGCGGCTGCACATGCCTCAGGCCCGCCATTTCGTGGCGAGCTTCGACCGGCCCAACATCCAGTACCGGATCGTGCCGAAGGCCGACCCCAAGAAGCAGTTGCTCGGTTTCCTGCGCGAGGAGCACGCGGGTGACGCGGGCATCGTGTACTGCCTCTCGCGCAAGTCGGTGGACGCGACGGCGGAGTTCCTCTCCCGCAACGGCATCGAGGCGGTGCCGTACCACGCGGGCCTGGACGCGGGCACCCGCGCGGCCCACCAGTCCCGGTTCCTGCGGGAGGACGGTCTGGTCGTGGTCGCGACCATCGCCTTCGGCATGGGCATCGACAAACCGGACGTCCGCTTCGTCGCCCACCTCGACCTGCCCAAGTCGGTCGAGGGCTACTACCAGGAGACGGGCCGCGCCGGCCGGGACGGGCTGCCGTCGACGGCTTGGATGGCATACGGGCTGAACGACGTCATCCAGCAGCGCAAGCTGATCCAGTTGGGCGAGGGCGACGAGGCGTTCCGGCGGCGGGCCGCGGCCCACCTGGATTCGATGCTGGCGCTGTGCGAGACGGTCCAATGCCGGCGCGGGCAGCTCCTCGCCTACTTCGGCCAGGACCCCGACCCGGCGGGCTGCGGCAACTGCGACACCTGTCTCACCCCGCCCGAGACCTGGGACGGCACGATCGCGGCGCAGAAGGTGCTGTCGACGGTGGTGCGGTTGCAGCGGGAGCGGGGGCAGAAGTTCGGCGCGGTGCAGATCGTCGACATCCTGCTGGGGAAGCGGACGGCCAAGGTGATCCAGTTCGATCACGATCAGCTGTCCGTGTTCGGCATCGGCGAGGAGTTGGCCGAGAGCGAATGGCGCGGTGTCGTACGGCAGTTGCTGGCGCAGGGGCTGCTCGCGGTCGAGGGGGAGTACGGCACGTTGGTGCTGACCGAGGCGAGTGGAACTGTGCTGCGGCGGGAGCGGGAGGTGCCGCTGCGGAAGGAGCCGAAGAAGGCGGTGACCTCGCGGTCGGCGTCCGGGTCCTCCGGCAAGGGCGAGCGCAAGGCCAAGGCGGCCGCGGTCGAGCTGCCGGAGGAGCTGCTTCCCGCCTTCGAGGCGCTGCGTGCCTGGCGGGCCGAGCAGGCGCGGGAGCAGGGGGTTCCGGCGTACGTCATCTTCCACGACGCGACGCTGCGGGAGATCGTGACGGTTTGGCCGACGTCGGTTTCGCAGCTGGGCGGTGTCAGTGGGGTGGGGGAGAAGAAGCTGGCGACTTATGGGGAGGGTGTGATCGGGGTGCTGGCCGGGCTGGGTGGGGTGTCCGGAGCGGCGGTCCCGGCGCGTGAGGCGGATCCGGGGGCGGACGACTGGCCCGAGATGGGTGCGGAGCCGGAGCCGGAGCGGGAGCCGGAGCCGGACGACGGCTGGATATAG